Proteins encoded within one genomic window of Caldilineales bacterium:
- a CDS encoding putative toxin-antitoxin system toxin component, PIN family, whose protein sequence is MTVAVVIDTSVWISAFLNPEGFPARLIQAGKTGSISIVSSLPLLDEVQEVLLRPRIMKLRHSTETDVEAYMAGIVAVVHH, encoded by the coding sequence ATGACCGTCGCAGTGGTCATCGATACCAGTGTCTGGATTTCAGCGTTCTTGAACCCGGAAGGCTTTCCTGCGCGTTTGATCCAGGCGGGCAAGACCGGCAGCATCTCGATTGTCAGCTCGCTACCGCTGTTGGATGAGGTGCAGGAGGTCTTGCTAAGACCCAGGATCATGAAGCTGCGCCACTCCACGGAGACTGATGTCGAGGCTTACATGGCGGGCATTGTTGCTGTGGTTCACCATTGA
- a CDS encoding GDP-L-fucose synthase translates to MTNRQPTLQPATPPWPDSNTFWRNKRVVVTGGAGFLGSFIVEKLHARGATEIFVPRIEDFDLRDLAAIRRLLADARPDIILHLAARVGGIGANRLHPAEFFYDNLMMGAPLMHEAWRAGVSKFVALGTVCAYPKFTPVPFHEDDLWNGYPEETNAPYGLAKKMMLVQSQTYREQYGWNSIFLLPVNLYGPRDNFDPESSHVIPALIRKCLEAKAAGDSEIIAWGDGSPTREFLYVEDAAEGILLAAERYDLSDPVNLGSAFEISIKDLTETIARLTGFAGRIVWDTSKPNGQPWRKLDVSRARERFGFESQTSFDDGLRRTIEWYVWRQ, encoded by the coding sequence ATGACCAACAGACAGCCAACCCTGCAACCCGCAACCCCACCCTGGCCTGACAGCAACACCTTCTGGCGCAACAAACGCGTCGTCGTCACCGGCGGCGCCGGCTTCCTCGGCTCCTTCATCGTCGAGAAGCTCCACGCCCGCGGCGCGACGGAAATCTTCGTGCCGCGCATCGAGGACTTCGACCTGCGCGACCTGGCTGCCATCCGCCGCCTGCTGGCCGACGCGCGGCCGGACATCATCCTGCACCTGGCTGCCCGGGTGGGCGGCATCGGCGCCAATCGGCTCCATCCGGCCGAGTTCTTCTACGACAACCTGATGATGGGCGCGCCGTTGATGCATGAGGCGTGGCGGGCCGGCGTGAGCAAGTTCGTGGCGCTGGGGACGGTGTGCGCCTATCCCAAGTTCACGCCGGTGCCCTTCCACGAGGACGACCTGTGGAACGGCTATCCCGAGGAGACCAACGCCCCCTACGGCCTGGCCAAGAAAATGATGCTGGTGCAGAGCCAGACCTACCGCGAGCAGTACGGCTGGAACTCGATCTTCCTGCTGCCGGTCAACCTCTACGGCCCGCGCGACAACTTCGACCCCGAAAGCTCGCACGTCATCCCGGCCCTGATCCGCAAATGCCTGGAAGCCAAGGCGGCCGGCGATTCTGAGATCATCGCCTGGGGCGACGGCTCGCCTACAAGGGAGTTCCTCTACGTGGAGGACGCGGCTGAAGGCATCCTGCTGGCGGCCGAGCGCTACGACCTAAGCGACCCGGTGAACCTGGGCAGCGCCTTCGAGATCAGCATCAAGGACTTGACCGAGACCATCGCCCGTCTGACCGGCTTCGCGGGGCGCATTGTATGGGACACCTCCAAGCCCAACGGCCAGCCGTGGCGCAAGCTGGATGTGAGCCGGGCGCGGGAGCGGTTTGG
- a CDS encoding GDP-mannose 4,6-dehydratase has translation MTEKALITGITGQDGSYSSAALSTSLTEFLLSKGYEVHGIIRRASTFIDTLRLCSGQALRCSTGATPAAWTTSTATRTTATRCGCGCTTATLAARSKHVLPGCSRRRRRCVSECEDQQQGYVGGHRPPDRVQGRPLGVEECLFRDAAKNQLRLL, from the coding sequence ATGACTGAAAAAGCCCTCATCACCGGCATCACCGGTCAGGACGGCTCCTATTCTTCGGCTGCGCTCAGTACAAGCCTGACGGAGTTCTTGCTGTCCAAAGGCTACGAGGTGCACGGCATCATCCGCCGCGCCAGCACGTTTATTGACACCCTTCGGCTCTGCTCAGGGCAGGCTCTGCGGTGCAGTACTGGCGCAACACCTGCCGCCTGGACCACATCTACCGCGACCCGCACAACGGCGACCAGATGCGGATGCGGCTGCACTACGGCGACATTGGCGGCGCGTTCGAAACACGTCCTCCCTGGATGCAGCCGTCGGCGCCGCAGGTGCGTAAGCGAATGTGAGGATCAGCAGCAAGGATATGTTGGAGGCCATCGCCCGCCTGACCGGGTGCAAGGCCGGCCTCTGGGCGTTGAAGAATGTCTCTTTCGAGATGCCGCAAAGAACCAGCTGAGGTTGCTATAG